A portion of the Krasilnikovia cinnamomea genome contains these proteins:
- a CDS encoding Acg family FMN-binding oxidoreductase — MPPARHTDLERALAEAARVAQRAPSAFNTQPWRWQVRARTLELRRDPGRQLIPADPEGHQLLLSCGAALHHARLALAAAGRLVDVSRLPDPDLLARLDVHGRTEPDPWVRRLRGAIPARHTDRRPFGPTPVNPIALAHLQAAARAEDTGLCVLPDGQVPTLAQAAAAAAAAERADPAYRAMAARWTGRPPGSEDGVPPGTAVRPGPHRVPVRDYTPGADEAAGAGLPPVGGPAQGGVLAAGSGDDRGTAYAILHGPGDGPHDWLRAGEALSAVLLTAVTEGLASSPMTDVLEVPEASGLVRGLLPDSGDVPYLVLRIGVAVEPDAPPPTPRRRPGSVLGFGFGFGC, encoded by the coding sequence ATGCCGCCCGCCCGGCACACCGACCTGGAACGGGCCCTGGCCGAAGCGGCCCGGGTGGCGCAGCGCGCCCCGTCGGCGTTCAACACCCAACCGTGGCGGTGGCAGGTCCGCGCCCGCACCCTGGAGCTGCGCCGGGACCCCGGGCGGCAACTCATCCCGGCCGACCCCGAGGGACACCAACTGCTGCTGAGCTGCGGGGCCGCCCTGCACCACGCCCGCCTCGCGCTGGCCGCCGCGGGTCGCCTCGTGGACGTGTCCCGGCTGCCCGACCCCGACCTGCTGGCCCGACTCGACGTGCACGGCCGCACCGAACCGGACCCGTGGGTGCGCCGGTTGCGCGGGGCGATCCCGGCGCGGCACACCGATCGGCGGCCGTTCGGCCCCACCCCGGTGAATCCCATTGCCCTGGCCCATCTTCAGGCGGCGGCCCGCGCCGAGGACACCGGGCTGTGCGTACTCCCCGACGGCCAGGTGCCGACCCTGGCGCAGGCGGCAGCGGCGGCAGCGGCGGCTGAGCGGGCCGACCCGGCGTACCGGGCCATGGCGGCACGCTGGACCGGGCGCCCACCCGGCAGCGAGGACGGCGTCCCACCCGGAACGGCGGTCCGCCCCGGACCGCACCGCGTGCCGGTCCGCGACTACACCCCGGGCGCCGATGAAGCCGCCGGCGCGGGACTCCCACCGGTCGGCGGTCCGGCGCAGGGTGGGGTCCTCGCGGCGGGGAGCGGCGACGATCGCGGCACCGCGTACGCGATCCTGCACGGGCCGGGCGACGGGCCGCACGACTGGCTGCGCGCCGGGGAGGCACTGTCGGCGGTGCTGCTGACCGCGGTGACCGAGGGGCTGGCCAGCTCCCCGATGACCGATGTGCTGGAGGTACCGGAGGCGTCAGGGCTCGTGCGCGGCCTGCTGCCCGACAGCGGTGATGTGCCGTATCTCGTGCTGCGGATCGGCGTGGCGGTGGAACCGGACGCTCCGCCACCCACGCCGCGCCGCCGCCCCGGCTCGGTCCTCGGCTTCGGCTTCGGCTTCGGCTGCTGA